From Triticum aestivum cultivar Chinese Spring chromosome 4A, IWGSC CS RefSeq v2.1, whole genome shotgun sequence, a single genomic window includes:
- the LOC123084758 gene encoding uncharacterized protein At1g10890 codes for MPRVVSRSPPSHRRRRSPSPRYGSRRRSPSPRYGSRRIRRDRSRSPYSSRRKSPSPSPRWDRSQSPIPRRRRSPPSPRRHRRRKSRSSSSSLVNNSSPSHGSEQNSLIEKQRKEEEKKRRQKEAELKLLEEELARRVEEAVRKNVEERLNSEEVKDEIKRRVEEGIKKLFDEVDAQLQKEKAAALHEARQKVEQERREREELDRMIEENRRKVEESQRREAQEQHQKEMERYLELERIQKQREEALRRKKIEEEEERAKQMRY; via the exons ATGCCGCGCGTGGTGTCTCGTTCGCCGCCATCCCACCGTCGGCGGCGCTCCCCGTCGCCGCGGTACGGCAGCAGGCGGCGCTCCCCGTCGCCGCGGTATGGCAGCAGGCGGATCCGGCGAGATCGCAGCCGCTCCCCTTACTCCTCCCG GAGAAAAAGTCCGTCTCCTTCTCCTAGATGGGACAGGAGCCAGTCCCCGATTCCTAGGAGGCGTAGAAGCCCTCCATCACCGAGGAGACATAGAAGACGGAAAAGTCGGAGCAGCTCAAGTTCTCTTGTAAATAACTCCAGCCCAAGTCATGGATCTGAACAGAACAGTTTAATAGAAAAACAAAggaaggaagaagaaaagaaaag ACGCCAAAAGGAAGCTGAACTTAAGTTGTTGGAAGAGGAGCTTGCTAGGAGAGTTGAAGAAGCTGTTAGGAAAAATGTTGAGGAGCGTCTGAACTCTGAGGAAGTAAAAGATGAAATAAAACGCCGAGTTGAGGAAGGTATCAAAAAGTTATTTGATGAGGTTGATGCTCAGCTACAAAAAGAGAAGGCAGCAGCTCTCCATGAAGCCAGGCAGAAAGTA GAGcaagaaaggagggagagggaggagttggATAGGATGATCGAGGAGAACCGGAGGAAAGTAGAGGAATCTCAAAGGAGAGAAGCTCAGGAGCAGCATCAGAAAGAGATGGAGCGATATTTGGAGCTGGAACGGATCCAAAAGCAGAGAGAAGAAGCCTTACGCAGAAAAAAGattgaagaggaggaagaaagagcTAAGCAGATGAGATATTAG
- the LOC123081559 gene encoding UDP-N-acetylglucosamine transferase subunit ALG13 homolog: MSSCSPPPPRALPTPRRPARSGRRAAAACWLPPPRCCPPWAEVSTQSRIPPPAAGPCLRCAQPPTNPRRRPTPGPSRCTRAYSSEEMGDRERRMVFVTVGTTCFDALVKVVDSEEVKQALLQKGYTDLRIQMGRGTYTPSKASGNSNLQVEHFTFLPSIADNIREASLVISHAGSGSIFETLRLGKPLIVVVNEDLMDNHQSELAEELAERNHLLCAHPQTLRETVEAMDLNALQPYVPGEAKPVVALINQFLGFPVD, from the exons ATGAGCTCCtgcagtccgccgccgccccgcgcgctCCCGACCCCCCGCCGTCCTGCGCGCTCCGGCCGCCGTGCTGCTGCCGCCTGCTGGCTACCGCCACCGCGGTGCTGTCCGCCCTGGGCTGAGGTCTCTACACAGTCCCGGATTCCACCGCCGGCCGCCGGGCCCTGCCTCCGCTGCGCCCAGCCGCCCACAAATCCGCGTCGCCGTCCTACTCCCGGGCCGTCGCGCTGCACTCG AGCTTACTCTTCAGAAGAGATGGGAGATAGAGAAAGGCGAAtggtgtttgtcacagtagggaCGACATGTTTTGATGCTCTTGTCAAAGTGGTAGATTCCGAGGAAGTCAAACAAGCACTACTGCAGAAAGGTTACACAGACCTTAGGATTCAAATGGGCCGAGGAACATACACGCCATCCAAG GCCTCGGGGAATTCAAATCTTCAAGTTGAGCATTTCACCTTTTTACCAAGCATAGCTGACAACATACGAGAAGCATCCTTAGTCATCAGTCATGCAG GTTCTGGCAGCATATTTGAGACGCTGCGATTGGGCAAGCCTCTTATCGTCGTTGTGAATGAAGATCTGATGGACAATCACCAAAGCGAGCTAGCAGAGGAACTGGCCGAGAGGAATCACCTTTTGTGTGCCCATCCACAAACGCTGCGAGAGACTGTCGAGGCGATGGATCTGAATGCGCTCCAGCCTTACGTGCCAGGAGAGGCGAAGCCAGTTGTGGCACTGATCAACCAATTTCTTGGTTTCCCCGTCGATTGA